In Armigeres subalbatus isolate Guangzhou_Male unplaced genomic scaffold, GZ_Asu_2 Contig116, whole genome shotgun sequence, the following proteins share a genomic window:
- the LOC134202325 gene encoding platelet-activating factor acetylhydrolase IB subunit beta homolog has translation MRRNSPSQLVLISSPETLLPRGHQPNALRDKNCAVNQLLKERCVGMNKVQIVCVDSGLIQSDGTISHHDMFDYLNLTNVGCKKVFEPVWDLLQQILTENEKERDLTPSE, from the exons ATGAGACGAAACTCACCGAGTCAGCTAGTACTAATCTCCtctccagag ACTCTTCTTCCCCGTGGCCACCAGCCGAACGCACTACGAGACAAAAATTGTGCCGTTAATCAGCTTCTCAAGGAACGCTGCGTCGGAATGAACAAGGTGCAGATTGTTTGCGTCGACTCGGGCCTGATACAGAGTGACGGTACCATCAGCCATCACGATATGTTCGACTACCTGAACCTGACGAACGTGGGCTGCAAAAAGGTGTTCGAGCCTGTTTGGGACCTACTGCAGCAGATACTGACCGAAAACGAGAAGGAGCGTGACCTTACCCCATCGGAGTGA